Proteins encoded by one window of Luteolibacter flavescens:
- the trmD gene encoding tRNA (guanosine(37)-N1)-methyltransferase TrmD, whose product MRIDILTLFPEIALAPLGESIIRRAQDAGLVEIRAHNIRDWSTDKHKRTDDTPCGGGQGMLMMPGPIFAAIEELRTPESKVILMTPQGGVFKQATAQALSEETHLILLCGHYEGVDHRVIEALVDIELSIGDYVLTNGAIAAAVVTDAIVRLLPGALGDERSHQEESFSDPGLLEAPAYTRPIDFRGMKVPEVLTSGHHAKIAAWKKEKALERTRVNRPDLLS is encoded by the coding sequence ATGCGCATCGACATCCTCACCCTCTTTCCCGAGATCGCCCTCGCCCCGCTGGGCGAGAGCATCATCCGCCGCGCACAGGACGCCGGGCTGGTGGAAATCCGCGCCCACAACATCCGCGACTGGTCCACCGACAAGCACAAGCGAACCGACGACACGCCCTGCGGCGGTGGCCAAGGCATGCTCATGATGCCGGGCCCCATCTTCGCCGCCATCGAAGAACTGCGCACCCCGGAGTCAAAGGTGATCCTGATGACCCCGCAGGGCGGCGTTTTCAAACAAGCGACCGCCCAGGCACTTTCGGAAGAAACACACCTCATCCTGCTCTGCGGCCACTACGAGGGAGTGGATCACCGGGTCATCGAGGCGCTCGTCGATATCGAGCTGTCGATCGGCGACTACGTGCTCACGAATGGCGCGATCGCCGCCGCCGTGGTGACCGATGCCATCGTGCGCCTGCTCCCCGGAGCCCTCGGCGACGAGCGCTCGCACCAGGAGGAATCCTTCTCCGATCCCGGCCTGCTGGAGGCGCCCGCCTACACCCGCCCGATCGATTTCCGCGGGATGAAAGTGCCGGAAGTGCTCACCTCAGGGCATCACGCGAAAATCGCCGCGTGGAAGAAGGAGAAGGCTCTGGAGCGTACGCGCGTGAACCGGCCGGATTTGCTTTCCTGA
- a CDS encoding TFIIB-type zinc ribbon-containing protein — MEPTDSTELPDEQAPPLELPKKRIPPPLPGQRGVAAEVRSLERHVCPECGGKAEWDPGKKELVCPYCGTHFPNVGPPPMPGSVVEHDLDATLATLGDKAANVDTATRRVECNNCHAVLVRGAGTVAQHCDFCGSPELLDYQDIQSPILPESLLPAAISKEQAYHAIKAFLAARWFAPNDLKRRNLIDRIHRVYLPYWTFDSSAECPWTAESGTYYYVTVQSRDSNGRTVSRRERRTKWRPARGHVSTWFDDVVVSGSRGLDTDLLRKLEPFPTKDLVPYETRYVSGWQVEHYQVPLLDAARLGFGTMEGMLREMCGREVPGDTYRNLRIFPQFSDKTFKHILVPIWLLAYQYRGKTWQGAVNAVTGTAHARFPLSAWKIAFVTLLVIAVIALVAFIANSR, encoded by the coding sequence ATGGAGCCGACCGATTCAACGGAGCTGCCGGACGAGCAAGCCCCGCCGCTGGAGCTGCCGAAGAAACGCATCCCACCCCCGCTGCCGGGCCAGCGCGGGGTGGCCGCGGAGGTGCGCTCGCTGGAGCGGCACGTCTGCCCGGAGTGCGGGGGCAAGGCGGAGTGGGACCCGGGAAAGAAGGAACTCGTCTGCCCCTACTGCGGCACCCACTTCCCGAATGTCGGCCCCCCGCCCATGCCCGGCAGCGTGGTCGAGCACGATCTCGACGCGACGCTCGCCACCCTGGGCGACAAGGCGGCCAACGTGGACACGGCCACCCGCCGCGTGGAGTGCAACAATTGCCACGCCGTGCTCGTCCGTGGCGCGGGCACGGTGGCGCAGCACTGCGACTTCTGCGGCTCCCCGGAGCTGCTGGATTACCAGGACATCCAGAGCCCCATCCTGCCGGAGTCGCTGCTGCCCGCGGCGATCTCGAAGGAGCAGGCGTATCATGCGATCAAGGCCTTCCTCGCCGCGCGTTGGTTCGCGCCGAATGACCTGAAGCGACGCAACCTGATCGACCGCATCCACCGCGTCTATCTGCCCTACTGGACCTTCGACTCCTCGGCGGAGTGCCCGTGGACCGCCGAGAGCGGCACCTACTACTATGTCACCGTGCAGAGCCGGGACTCCAATGGCCGCACGGTGAGCCGCCGCGAGCGCCGCACGAAGTGGCGGCCCGCCCGTGGCCATGTCTCCACGTGGTTCGACGATGTCGTGGTGTCCGGGTCGCGCGGGCTCGATACCGATCTGCTCCGGAAGCTGGAGCCCTTTCCTACTAAGGACCTAGTACCTTACGAAACGCGCTACGTTTCCGGCTGGCAGGTGGAGCACTACCAGGTGCCGCTGCTGGATGCCGCGCGCCTCGGCTTTGGCACCATGGAGGGGATGCTGCGCGAGATGTGCGGCCGCGAGGTCCCGGGAGACACCTACCGGAACCTGCGGATCTTCCCCCAGTTTTCCGACAAGACCTTCAAGCACATCCTCGTGCCGATCTGGCTGCTCGCCTACCAGTATCGCGGCAAGACGTGGCAAGGCGCCGTGAATGCCGTGACCGGCACCGCCCACGCCCGCTTCCCGCTCAGCGCGTGGAAGATCGCGTTCGTCACGCTGCTGGTCATCGCCGTCATCGCGCTGGTCGCATTCATCGCGAACTCAAGGTAG
- a CDS encoding PSD1 and planctomycete cytochrome C domain-containing protein, producing the protein MRLHPLILASFTLPLAAEEPVDFNRDIRPILTKNCTTCHGGVKQAGGTSFIYREDALGIGESGKTIIVPGDPAASELMRRITSSDPDEKMPPPHEHPHGLEKAQIELLERWIREGAKWGEHWSFQKPEEPPLPTLTNAQWPKSDLDRHVLAKLEAKDLAPMPEAPPAEWLRRVTLDLTGLPPTLEEWDAFEKAIAESPGTAKEAVADRLLASPHFGERWAAMWLDLARYSDTTGFEKDPHRDIWPFRDWVIRALNADMPFDKFTQKQLAGDLLENPEPGDLIASAFHRNTQNNTEGGTDDEEYRVAAVMDRVNTTWTAWNATTFACIQCHAHPYDPFPHEDYYKFMAFFDSSEDSDLNNEFPKTKSADDPAQQAEAQRLEKEIRLGRDVLNKEVLALARETTGWQTVKADSATASAATGKLEQQADGVFLASGTNPTNTVFTVTLPASRLGVLRLDILPTSDDPAKWSEFGAVVTKLEIDRVLPDGTRQPVKLKEVVADFIAGPHDHNGVVQGGGGFGDYPVLRGPRTGWFVAEKVEDSPADSKFEIRLKHGVTCNETQGCVMRKFRLAISPDERLTTFVTSPGRADSWKAHGELRQAYQAIPGIMIPVMQERLPEATRDTRVFLRGNRMTKDVPVQPAIPSLTGGGTSDSRMTRLDMAAWLTGPENPLAARVMANRLWAELFGTGIVETQEDFGSSGLPPVNQPLLDHLALRLRDHHRWHLKPFLRELVLSASYRQSSKATPPALAADPMNQLASRGPRQRLSAEMVRDQALLVSGLLSRKQYGKPVYPPQPEGVWKSVYSGARWDTSQGEDRYRRALYTYSKRTSGYPAFLTFDAPTRDVCSARRISTNTPLQALVTLNDPAHIEFARAFAKRMEGATVEERLALGYKMLTLQDAPQPVIGTLAKLHAEAKADYEQSPAESAKLAPTPDEAAMVLVANTLLNSDIALTR; encoded by the coding sequence ATGCGACTTCACCCGCTCATCCTCGCGTCCTTCACGCTGCCGCTGGCGGCGGAGGAGCCGGTCGACTTCAACCGCGACATCCGGCCCATCCTCACGAAAAACTGCACGACCTGCCACGGCGGCGTGAAGCAGGCAGGCGGCACATCCTTCATCTATCGCGAGGATGCGCTTGGGATCGGCGAGTCGGGCAAGACGATCATCGTGCCGGGTGATCCCGCCGCATCCGAGCTGATGCGTCGCATCACGAGCAGCGATCCCGATGAGAAGATGCCCCCGCCCCACGAGCATCCGCATGGATTGGAGAAGGCGCAGATCGAGTTGTTAGAGCGATGGATTCGCGAAGGAGCGAAGTGGGGCGAGCACTGGTCCTTCCAAAAGCCGGAAGAGCCACCGCTGCCGACGCTGACAAACGCGCAGTGGCCGAAGTCGGACCTCGACCGCCACGTGCTCGCGAAGCTGGAGGCGAAGGATCTCGCGCCGATGCCCGAGGCTCCGCCCGCGGAGTGGCTGCGCCGCGTGACGCTCGACCTCACGGGACTGCCGCCCACCTTGGAGGAGTGGGACGCTTTCGAGAAAGCCATCGCGGAAAGTCCCGGGACCGCGAAGGAGGCCGTGGCGGACCGCTTGCTCGCATCGCCGCACTTCGGCGAACGCTGGGCGGCGATGTGGCTGGATCTCGCGCGCTACTCGGACACGACGGGATTCGAGAAGGATCCGCACCGCGACATCTGGCCTTTCCGCGACTGGGTGATCCGCGCGCTGAACGCGGACATGCCCTTCGACAAGTTCACGCAAAAGCAGCTGGCAGGCGATCTGTTAGAAAACCCGGAGCCCGGCGACCTGATCGCCTCGGCCTTCCATCGCAACACGCAGAACAACACTGAAGGCGGCACCGATGACGAGGAGTATCGCGTGGCCGCGGTGATGGACCGCGTGAACACGACGTGGACGGCATGGAATGCCACCACCTTCGCCTGCATCCAGTGCCACGCGCATCCCTACGATCCCTTCCCTCATGAAGATTACTACAAGTTCATGGCCTTCTTCGACAGCAGCGAGGACAGCGACCTAAACAACGAGTTCCCCAAGACGAAGTCCGCGGATGATCCGGCACAACAAGCCGAGGCGCAGCGCCTCGAAAAAGAGATCCGGCTTGGACGCGATGTGCTGAACAAGGAGGTCCTCGCGCTCGCCCGTGAGACCACCGGTTGGCAGACGGTGAAGGCGGATTCCGCCACCGCATCGGCAGCAACCGGGAAGCTGGAGCAACAGGCAGACGGGGTCTTCCTGGCCAGCGGGACGAATCCGACCAACACCGTTTTCACGGTCACATTGCCGGCATCGCGCCTCGGGGTGCTGCGGTTGGACATCCTGCCGACGAGTGACGATCCGGCGAAGTGGAGCGAGTTCGGCGCGGTGGTCACGAAGCTGGAGATCGACCGCGTCCTGCCCGATGGCACGCGGCAGCCGGTGAAGCTGAAGGAAGTCGTCGCGGATTTCATCGCCGGTCCGCATGATCATAACGGTGTCGTGCAGGGCGGCGGCGGATTCGGCGACTATCCCGTGCTGCGCGGACCGAGGACCGGATGGTTTGTCGCGGAGAAGGTGGAAGATTCGCCTGCGGATTCGAAATTCGAGATCCGGCTGAAACACGGCGTCACCTGCAATGAGACGCAGGGATGCGTGATGCGAAAATTCCGCCTCGCCATCTCGCCGGACGAGCGGCTTACCACCTTCGTGACCAGCCCCGGCCGCGCTGACTCGTGGAAGGCCCATGGCGAGCTCAGGCAGGCCTACCAAGCGATACCCGGCATCATGATTCCCGTGATGCAAGAACGGCTGCCCGAGGCGACGCGCGACACCCGCGTCTTCCTCCGCGGCAATCGCATGACGAAAGACGTCCCCGTGCAGCCCGCGATCCCTAGCCTCACGGGCGGCGGGACGAGCGACAGCCGGATGACCCGCCTCGACATGGCCGCGTGGCTGACCGGCCCGGAGAATCCGCTGGCCGCGCGAGTGATGGCAAACCGCTTGTGGGCCGAGCTCTTCGGCACCGGCATCGTGGAGACGCAGGAGGACTTCGGCAGCTCCGGCCTGCCACCCGTGAACCAGCCGCTGCTCGATCACCTCGCGCTCCGCCTGCGCGATCACCATCGCTGGCACCTGAAGCCCTTCCTCCGCGAGCTGGTACTATCGGCATCGTACCGGCAGTCATCGAAGGCAACGCCGCCCGCACTCGCAGCCGATCCGATGAACCAGCTCGCCTCACGCGGCCCACGCCAGCGGCTGTCCGCGGAGATGGTGCGGGATCAGGCGCTGCTCGTCTCCGGCCTCCTGTCTCGGAAGCAATACGGCAAGCCTGTCTATCCGCCGCAGCCGGAGGGCGTGTGGAAGTCGGTCTACAGCGGGGCTCGATGGGACACGTCGCAGGGCGAGGACCGCTACCGGCGCGCGCTCTACACCTACTCGAAGCGCACCAGCGGCTACCCGGCCTTCCTCACCTTTGATGCGCCGACGCGTGACGTCTGCTCGGCCCGCCGCATCTCCACGAATACGCCGCTGCAGGCGCTGGTGACGCTGAATGATCCCGCGCACATCGAGTTCGCCCGGGCATTCGCAAAGCGGATGGAAGGAGCGACCGTGGAAGAACGCCTTGCGCTCGGCTACAAGATGCTGACGCTGCAAGAC